From Denitrovibrio acetiphilus DSM 12809, the proteins below share one genomic window:
- a CDS encoding helix-turn-helix transcriptional regulator has product MFDGRKHYQVDLTEYLNCSPQTIIRMACEIETVLGINFESGIEDRRKWYRINSSKKSSLGLDFEELRYLSLCRDLSSGILPETVLSRIDDTILRLSVSMADQSGASQLSFFSKGRIDYTPHIGNIGKLIMAAENRLVCIVQYVASMRTEPIEHRFLPGRIVSMSNALYVLGVGLSRDMAEIKHPTNFAIHRIKDIVLTDRQVDIEMPEYKPEVFGLPWHEPKTFKVRFKSGKSAEYMKERIWSEEQTLTDTDDGGVILELTTQSEPELQAWVRSFGEDAEIV; this is encoded by the coding sequence TATCTTAATTGTTCGCCTCAGACAATCATACGGATGGCTTGCGAGATCGAGACTGTACTCGGGATAAATTTTGAATCAGGCATCGAAGACCGGAGAAAATGGTATCGGATTAATAGCTCCAAAAAGAGCAGCCTTGGACTCGATTTCGAAGAATTGCGCTACCTGAGCTTGTGCAGAGACCTTTCAAGCGGTATATTGCCGGAGACAGTATTAAGCCGTATCGATGACACTATCTTGCGTCTATCTGTAAGCATGGCAGACCAAAGTGGTGCTAGTCAATTGTCATTCTTTTCCAAAGGGCGGATAGATTACACTCCTCATATTGGGAATATCGGAAAACTCATCATGGCGGCGGAAAATAGACTGGTGTGCATTGTGCAGTATGTAGCTTCGATGAGGACAGAGCCTATAGAGCATCGCTTTTTACCAGGGCGAATAGTCAGCATGAGTAATGCTCTATATGTTTTAGGGGTCGGTCTTAGCCGTGATATGGCAGAGATAAAGCATCCCACAAACTTTGCGATTCACCGCATAAAGGACATTGTCCTGACTGATAGGCAGGTTGATATTGAGATGCCTGAATACAAGCCAGAGGTTTTTGGCCTGCCATGGCACGAACCAAAGACTTTCAAGGTGCGGTTCAAAAGCGGCAAGTCTGCGGAGTATATGAAAGAAAGAATCTGGTCGGAAGAGCAGACGCTGACCGACACAGATGACGGCGGTGTAATACTGGAACTGACAACCCAAAGCGAGCCTGAGCTTCAGGCGTGGGTACGCAGTTTCGGTGAGGATGCGGAGATTGTATAG
- the istA gene encoding IS21 family transposase, which translates to MTRLTMSEIKEVIRLRYINQLSIRQISVSTGIPKSMVSDYVNRFRITGLKAEELSSVSEDELYSRLFPERSMPLKRTFPMPDLDYIAREKRRKGVTWLLLWQEYKSVHPDGYNYTQFKEYCKKHISRLSPTMRQIYNAGEIMFVDYSGLTMDIVDRYTGEVSEAQIFVSALGASGAVFVHATESQKKESFILSHSLAFEYYGAVSKTVVPDNLKSAITKHTRDVLTVNSSYSDMAKYYGCAVIPARPAKPQDKAKVEQAVQGIQRWILAKLRNRLFNTVQELNEAIVPLTEAYNSKVIRGIGKSRLELLEEIDRPEMLPLPKGRYQYREYLIRHVGVDYHVEVSGSRYSVPYKLIKNKVDVWHSATTVEIYHKGYPVAIHPKSKRGSTLTEHMPPNHVMWQEMEPYTYTQLGRLYRLRYCKAHEEYP; encoded by the coding sequence ATGACGAGGTTAACAATGAGCGAGATCAAAGAGGTAATACGCCTAAGATACATAAACCAGCTTTCCATCCGTCAGATATCGGTATCCACCGGAATCCCTAAGTCAATGGTATCAGACTATGTGAACCGTTTCCGTATAACTGGTCTTAAAGCTGAGGAACTGTCGTCGGTTTCCGAAGATGAACTGTACAGCCGTCTTTTTCCGGAAAGGTCAATGCCTTTGAAGCGAACCTTTCCAATGCCCGATCTGGATTATATCGCCAGAGAGAAACGTCGCAAGGGAGTCACCTGGCTTCTCCTATGGCAGGAATATAAGTCCGTCCATCCCGACGGCTATAACTACACTCAGTTCAAAGAGTACTGCAAGAAACACATCTCCCGTCTAAGTCCAACCATGCGTCAGATATACAACGCCGGTGAAATAATGTTCGTAGACTATTCCGGTCTGACAATGGATATAGTAGACCGCTATACAGGAGAAGTGAGCGAGGCACAGATATTTGTATCCGCTCTCGGAGCATCCGGAGCTGTGTTTGTGCATGCAACAGAAAGCCAGAAGAAAGAATCATTCATACTGTCACACAGTCTTGCGTTTGAATATTACGGCGCAGTCTCAAAGACCGTAGTACCGGACAATCTTAAATCAGCAATAACTAAACACACCAGAGATGTTCTTACGGTCAACAGCAGCTACTCAGACATGGCTAAGTATTACGGTTGTGCAGTCATCCCCGCCAGACCTGCAAAACCTCAGGACAAAGCAAAGGTGGAGCAGGCAGTTCAGGGGATACAGCGATGGATACTTGCAAAGCTCAGGAACAGATTGTTTAACACCGTGCAGGAACTGAACGAAGCGATAGTTCCGCTTACTGAAGCCTATAACAGTAAAGTCATAAGAGGCATAGGTAAGAGCCGTCTTGAGCTTCTGGAAGAGATAGACCGTCCTGAGATGTTGCCACTGCCAAAGGGCAGATATCAGTATCGTGAGTATCTTATAAGGCATGTCGGAGTTGATTATCATGTGGAGGTTTCCGGCAGCAGATACTCTGTTCCTTACAAGCTTATAAAGAATAAAGTTGATGTGTGGCATTCCGCCACCACCGTAGAGATATATCACAAAGGATACCCTGTAGCCATCCACCCTAAGTCAAAGAGAGGTTCCACTCTCACAGAGCACATGCCGCCGAATCATGTCATGTGGCAGGAAATGGAACCCTACACGTATACTCAACTGGGCAGGCTCTATAGGCTTCGATACTGCAAGGCTCATGAAGAATATCCTTGA
- the istB gene encoding IS21-like element helper ATPase IstB produces MSKLENLIAELKLAGLEAALSRQMENPQYRDLPFEDRLLQLLQAESAERLSRKIKRNMAQAKFKDLNARVEDIDYTIPRGLDKSAMLSLISGEYLNKKQNILITGPTGTGKSFIAQALANMVVRDGLTARYYRLPRLMDEMKLARLDGTYVKGLNKIAKYNLLILDDFGINPLTTDDANDLLEVIEDRAGISSVIVTSQLPVDRWYDYLNNDTVADAILDRLLHSSHKIKLKGESIRKIQADNA; encoded by the coding sequence ATGTCAAAGTTAGAAAACCTTATTGCAGAGCTGAAGCTCGCCGGACTGGAGGCAGCTCTTTCCAGACAGATGGAGAATCCACAGTACAGAGATCTGCCGTTTGAGGATCGTCTGCTTCAGCTTCTGCAGGCGGAATCAGCAGAGAGGCTGTCACGCAAGATAAAGAGGAACATGGCGCAGGCGAAGTTCAAAGACCTCAACGCAAGGGTCGAGGATATCGACTACACGATACCAAGGGGGCTTGATAAGTCAGCTATGCTTTCGCTCATCTCAGGTGAGTATCTGAATAAAAAGCAGAATATACTTATCACAGGCCCCACAGGAACAGGGAAGAGCTTTATTGCTCAGGCTCTCGCCAATATGGTTGTAAGGGACGGACTCACCGCTAGATACTACCGACTTCCCAGGCTTATGGATGAGATGAAGCTGGCAAGACTGGACGGTACTTATGTTAAGGGGCTTAATAAAATAGCCAAATATAATCTGCTCATCCTTGATGACTTCGGAATTAATCCGCTCACCACCGATGATGCCAACGACCTTCTTGAGGTGATTGAGGATCGTGCGGGTATCAGCAGTGTTATCGTCACCTCGCAACTGCCTGTAGATCGCTGGTATGACTATCTCAACAACGACACTGTGGCTGACGCCATTCTGGACAGACTGCTGCATAGCAGTCACAAGATCAAACTTAAAGGTGAAAGTATAAGGAAAATTCAGGCGGATAACGCTTGA
- a CDS encoding IS3 family transposase — MLESHKRAIIMLIEEAHDCGACYAAVCDLVGISLRTLQRWKKSTNLTDRRKGSRKIIPRKLSEETRAEVITVCTSKRFCDYSPHEIVPLLLNEGLYIASVSSFYRVLRGNNLQHHRSNLKPRKKSVRPPEKQATASDTVWCWDITWLPSTVRGRFYFAYVIIDIYDKFIVGWAIHEDEREYHSRDLFERTLSGRKNIEFLSLHSDNGSPMKGATLLAFLNGLNVSISFSRPRTSNDNPFIESFFKTLKYNDKYPLKFASILHAREWMASFVEWYNNEHLHSSIGYVTPSQMRNGDAANIFKLRNLTMEAAKIKYPERWGRRKLKKWDASEKVILNKEKK; from the coding sequence ATTCTCGAATCTCATAAGCGAGCAATAATTATGCTTATTGAGGAAGCTCATGATTGTGGGGCATGTTATGCTGCAGTCTGTGATTTAGTCGGCATATCTTTGAGAACACTCCAGCGCTGGAAAAAGAGCACTAACCTTACTGATAGAAGAAAAGGTTCTCGCAAAATTATTCCACGCAAGCTCAGTGAAGAAACCAGAGCAGAAGTGATCACAGTTTGTACCTCTAAGCGTTTCTGCGATTATAGCCCGCATGAGATAGTTCCCCTGCTTTTAAACGAGGGACTTTATATAGCCTCAGTAAGCAGTTTTTATAGGGTCTTAAGGGGAAATAATCTTCAGCACCACAGAAGCAATTTAAAACCCAGAAAGAAGTCTGTGAGGCCTCCAGAAAAGCAAGCGACTGCTTCAGACACTGTATGGTGCTGGGATATTACCTGGCTTCCCAGTACAGTGAGGGGTAGATTCTATTTTGCTTACGTAATAATAGATATTTACGACAAATTCATAGTCGGATGGGCAATTCATGAAGATGAACGAGAGTACCACAGCCGTGACCTGTTTGAGAGAACCCTCAGCGGTCGGAAAAATATTGAGTTTCTATCATTACACAGTGATAACGGGAGTCCTATGAAAGGAGCTACTCTACTGGCATTTCTTAATGGTCTGAATGTCTCTATATCTTTTAGCAGACCAAGAACTAGCAATGATAATCCTTTCATAGAGTCTTTTTTTAAAACTCTCAAATACAATGACAAGTACCCATTAAAATTCGCCAGTATTTTACATGCAAGAGAATGGATGGCGTCATTCGTAGAGTGGTACAATAATGAGCACCTGCACTCCTCTATTGGTTATGTAACCCCTAGTCAGATGAGAAATGGGGATGCAGCTAATATTTTTAAACTTAGAAATCTAACAATGGAAGCAGCGAAAATAAAATACCCAGAAAGATGGGGAAGAAGAAAATTAAAAAAATGGGATGCTTCAGAAAAAGTGATTTTAAATAAAGAAAAAAAATAA
- a CDS encoding transposase: MRYSEGFKQSILKRVLPPCNEGIRQVSRETGVNKQTICNWLNEYRSGKFPAERRDLSPRDYSLKEKYHVLLESSKYSDEDIGRYLRERGVHTEHLTMWDQEIRDMLDKKNGNKDSEVNLLKKRIKALEKELNRKDKALAETTALLVLKKKLDALIMEDEDD; encoded by the coding sequence ATGCGATATTCCGAAGGATTTAAGCAAAGCATATTGAAACGAGTACTTCCTCCTTGCAATGAGGGTATTCGTCAGGTAAGCCGAGAGACTGGTGTCAATAAGCAAACCATTTGTAATTGGCTTAATGAGTACCGTTCAGGCAAGTTTCCCGCTGAACGAAGAGATCTGAGTCCACGAGATTATAGCTTAAAAGAGAAATACCATGTACTTCTTGAGTCTTCGAAGTATTCAGATGAAGATATTGGCCGATATCTAAGAGAGCGAGGTGTTCATACAGAACATTTGACAATGTGGGATCAGGAAATACGAGATATGCTAGACAAAAAGAATGGTAATAAAGATAGTGAAGTCAATCTCCTTAAGAAGCGGATCAAAGCATTGGAAAAAGAGCTGAATCGCAAAGATAAAGCCTTAGCGGAAACAACGGCTCTCTTAGTTCTCAAAAAAAAACTGGACGCACTTATCATGGAAGACGAGGACGACTAA
- a CDS encoding helix-turn-helix domain-containing protein: MDEYQDFLKRVSDNVKRMRLERGKTTEEIAFEALGHSSTAFVNQAENLKNGKHFNLKHLYLLAKYYECSIEVFLSDTDI; encoded by the coding sequence ATGGATGAATATCAGGATTTCTTAAAGCGTGTTTCTGACAATGTTAAAAGAATGAGGCTCGAACGTGGCAAAACCACTGAAGAGATAGCCTTTGAAGCTCTGGGGCATAGCTCTACAGCGTTCGTGAATCAGGCAGAGAATCTTAAAAACGGTAAACATTTTAACCTCAAGCATCTGTATCTGCTAGCGAAATATTATGAGTGTTCTATCGAAGTCTTTTTATCTGATACCGATATTTAA